The window ttagttaAAAGCAGGTTTGTGTGATGAAGCATGAACTAAGACTcgaacattaatattaaaatgttcaatATTCAGTTTATTCAGCAAAAGAAGGCCCCATCCAAAATGGTGCCCTAATCCCTGTGGTCCCCCTTCAAGTGTACTGTGGTTGTTCAGGggtgcaaaaagaaaaataaataaaatatatcctCTGTGATCACGCTGACGAATTCAAATGTGCAAACCCGATTTGGTGAATTGGCTGTCTGCATGCAGGAGCtctgtataaaataatttttatgtaggATTTAGATCAGATCAACAATCTTATCCACCAAAGAGCCATGACTGCGGGATTCAATTTCAACCAAGCAGGAGCCACTGATTTCACTTGTTAAATCAGTTTATCATAGTCTTCATTTGGTTATCATGTGTACCTTAATTTTCCCTGGAATAAAATCCTGGAGGCATTTATGGATAAGACTGGAGACCCTTGCTACAGAACaatctaaatatataaattatataggttatattatatattagaaTAGTATTACATTTAACAGTTTTCTATATGCAACATGTTATACAGCACAAATCTGCCATGTGAAAATATTAGTCTTTACTTTCTCtcaaaaagtgaaaatgttAGCGGGACACGTTTCTTCCCAGGTAAAAGAATGTAAAGAATACGTGTTTGCCCGTTAGACCCAAACCGTCATCCATCTCTCCAGAGGTTGATGGTGGAAGGCCCTCGTTCATGCTCATCCGCAGACTGCAATTGCATTTCTCTTAAGATTAACATACTGGTATGGGTAAGGTGCTACTACATCAGCATAAACACTGCACTTCTACAATAGTATGGACACATAATTGGATCATATGTGGTACCAGGCAACCAATCCAGCAAGAGCAGCAATCCATGCAGCTAAAATCACTTGGGCAGTGGGGTTTCTGAGGACCGCCGCCGCCATTTGATAAATATATGCTGATCCTCCACTCGCAGCTAGAATGTAATAAGATAAAGAGCACAATGTATTCAGCATGTCATTTAGGGGTTTCTTTTCAAACGTGTTTAAGACTGACTTTTGCCTCAGGCTTACCCATTTTGGCAGCATAGTAAGGACATTTGCTGATGTCTCCTTGCATGTGACCATGGATGGGACCTCCATCCAGAACTTCTTCCTGAATCGTCTTCCCCATTTCCTCCAGCTCTTTGAAAACCTGAATGGACAGGAAATTTTAGATACTAATGGAATAAAACATAATGTTATGACAATTTTAGTTCAGCAATTATATAATCTCATACCTAATAGAGTATGTTGTCAATGTTCATAGGTTTTCATGCAAAATCATGCATTTCAGATTGACATCatgaaagccaaaaaaaatttgatGTGTAGTTCAATTAGTTTTCTAACATTTCTCTGCTAACAATTCTCtgctaacatttatttaaaaaacgatAAATTAGGAAGTCAATAtgtctgggggaaaaaaggaaatctCTCGAGACACTAAAtaggaggggggaaaaaaatcctaaaaagcCTAAAACAAGTCTGCCTGCCATAGacagacatttctttttttctcagtttttttttttctttttttttgtaatggatACACCACTTACAGATTAACAGAGGCTGGGTTTTGTGAGGGTCAAACACAGGTTTCCCCAAATAGTATTTCTTGCCATTTATCACTTAAATCAATACATATGTCCCAATTTGATATTTATCCATATTCATATAAATTTATCTAAATACATAATCACTAACATAACAAAAACCAGCTGATATTTGGGGGCAAAAACTTAACAGACCTGATTTCTGGCatgtggttaaaaaaatcttctttgcTGCATCCTACCTCCATGTTGAACTGAAAAGCCCGCACAGCCTCCTGAACAATCCTGTCCTTGGTACTGGTGTCGAGCTCCAGCTCGTTCATTCGGCTGCGGTACAGCTGCTTAAACCCCTTGTTACTGTGAATGCTGTCAAACTGGTAGAAAAACACTCCCTCTCCTGTAGGGGGCAGCTTGAGGGCACGTTGGGCTACCTTCTTCAACACCTGACCCCCTGAGAGATCACCCATGTAGCGTGTATATGCATGAGCCACCAGTAATGCGGGGTCTTCACGACCGACTTCATGAAGTCGCTCCACGTAGCGCTGAGTAGCTGGAGAGCAGCTGATCTGATCCTGCCAGTCCTCGCCATAGAAGTACTTGAGATCCTGAGCCAAGGCCTCGTGCCGGTGAAGCTCGTTGGGGAAGTAAAGAGGTGCAAATTGCGGGTGATCCTTGTTTCTCTCAATCTCTTCCTCCATTGCTGTATAGGTGTAGTAGAGCGCAACAGCTCCAAGCTACAAGCAAGTAGACATTCAAAACAGAGTTAGTTCTGGTCTAAAGAATGTCTGCTTCAGCAGAAACCGGCACAAAtcaagagtgagacagagagatgtgttttcttgatctttttttcttcattgtaAACAAATGCTGAAAGcatctaaaatatgcaataatttaaacaataacttaacagttgatattgagatgtgtctattatatccagtattgttctagaatatagaaaataaattcaaacttTAGACTAGTACTGTGTATGCATCTTGAAAAATTAGATCGTGAAAAAGTTAATTTGCTTTCAGAattcaattttaaaaagtgaaaaactcctattttagatttattacatgtaaaaattgatatttcttttttttttaaatagtctttttttatttcaatgatTACTAGTGATGCTCTGATTGATCACCACCGATCATGATCGGTCTATATTGGCTAAAAATGGCTTAATCGGCGAACCCCAAAAGTGCAGATCAAATAAGCCGATCACTTAAAGGAAATTACTTGCGTTGATCTGATGTGTGTTCGTCTGCCTGACCCCTCTTTGTTTGGAATAATTTTAAGTTACTCTGCCTTATTTGGGAAAGATGGTCTACAGTAGTCTTAAGTtctcattttctaaaataaacactCTGTGGTTCTTTAAGATCTTGGTTGTAGCCTAtttctacaggttttttttcttctttcttgtgtttctgctgttccctttcaggggtcgccacagcgaatcatctgcctccatctaattctatcctctgcatcctcttctctcacaccaactaacttcatgtccacTCTCacttctacagttttttttttccaatatggTTAATTTAGAGTTGGTTTCATTTCTACAAATGGTGCAAACTCTGCTAGATTATAGATAAAAGATTCCCATTCCCCTGCCATTCTGTGATCGGCAGTGATCAGCAATAGGCAGATCATGATCTTGGTGATCGGTAATCAGCCCAAAAAATGCTGATCAGAGCATCTCTAATGATTACCAGGGGAAGACTGGTAACTCTTCAATAATCATCTTTCAGACAGCTGTCAACATCGACATCCTACACAAGGCCACAGAAGGTAATCACTGAAAGGGCTGGGTGTTCGCAGAGTGCTTGCTGTATTGAAGTATATTCATGCAAAATTGACTGGACGGGAACAGTATGGTAGGAAAAAGTGCACAAGCAAAAGACATGACTTAAATGCTTGAAGTACCGTGTGAAGTTTCCATGGTGATGAGGATTTGGGGTACCATGTTGTCTGCTGGTTTTGGTCCACTTTATTTTATGCCAAAAGTCAATGCAGCCGTCTGTCTGCACACAAGCTTCATGACTACCCAAGATGTTtcatggagatgctgatttcctcTTCCAGAAGGATTAAGCACCTTCCCACAATGCCAAAACTACCATTAACTGGCTTCCTGACCAAGACATTACAGTGATTGCTGGGCCAAATCACTGTTTCaagaagatgagaaacacctgaTCCAACAACACAGATGAGATCTCAGCAGTGGCATAGGCAGTGTTCACTAACCTTCTGAAAGAGGCCAGTGGGATTAGGTTACACAGTGGCCATGAAGAGGTGTACAGGTAGCAACAAGGTTTAAGTCGGTGGTACCTGtcaaatcatcatcatccattCTCATGCCCGAAGCAATGAAGACCGAAGGTTTTCCAGCATAACATTGCCCATGGCATCACATTACCCCGGCTGACTTGTCTTCTACCCATAATGCACCCTGGTGCCATTGGCACACACAAGTTGATTTATGTTGCAAGCTGTGATGTAGTGTGTTTTAATATTGGGGCTGATTGGTGCAGATTTTTACAGATTTGACTGCTACTAAATATGTCAAATACCAAGAGGTGTTTGGGATGGGAGACATTAGAGCTTTTAAACTGCTTGGTTTTAAGAGTTAGACATGCCAAATCCAGAAACCACAGAGAGACACCCTCTATTAATTCACTGCTAACCTGATATCCAGTGCTATAAAGGCAGTAATTTATATAACTGGATTTTAAATAAGGTCTAACCTTAAAGAGCTCTTTGCGTATGCGTCCAAGAAGGAAATCTTTGACAAACTGTGTGTTTTCAGCTTGCTCATGAACTTCTTTGGTTCCGGCAGCCAGTAGCTCAGAGAGATCATCAGGTCTGTAAGGTAAGGAGCATAAAAAAGCTAATTTGCCTacacatatacaaaaaaaaaaaaaaaaaaaaaaaaaaaaaaaaaaaaaaatcgacatCACATACAATACACATACACTGTACAGCATGCAGGAAAATGCCTGTTATCTCTgaccagaaaaagaaaaaaattatgtacactaaaattacaaaaggaaaaatagaaataaggaTAATTGTCTGGGTTCATATGTTCATGTTCATGGGAACTATCCATACTCTCCACTGGATCACTGTTGAAGCTCTTCTCCCACATTATGCTGAATCCACAATCAACTCctttgttttaatgacattcaaGAAGAGGTTTCTACTCTGGTACCAGTTTTTTAACTAGGATTttaatctcctccaggtaggctttGTCAGTGTTATCAGAGATTAGGCCCAGCACAACAGTGTCATCAATGATCTTGATGATGAAGGAAGAGCTAGTAGTTAAAATGGCATCATAGGTGCGCAGTGAGTATGGCGAAATCCCATGTCCTCTGACTGGATGATGAGCAAAGAAGAAAATCTACTTTTTTTGTAGTACTATGTAAAACATAGTCAATATAGAGCATTTAacgttgttatttttttctggaGTCCAGGTGGCTTACGGCTGTGTACACATCAGAGAAGGTGGCCCACTAATGCATGGCTTATGTTTTCCTGACTCACTTTATGTTGAGGGCGCAAATATAAACCATCAGGACAGGATATGGACTACAGTTACATAAAGCCTCTCCATACTAATGCATATTATTAGCTCACACTGTTAGGTTAGGTAATTGGACCAGATCATGCTGAGTTACCCCCCACCCCCGATTAATGCCAGATTCCCTTGGTATAGTATAGCATGATCTTTTATGTAAGTTATTGAAGATATTTATTATGGTGCTAACTGTCAAAAGGCCATAACACTACCTGACATTGTCACTGTCCTCTTTATTCTCATATACGGGTCCTGCACCATTCACCACACTCCCTCCATCGGCTGAAGCTTCTGTCTTTACTGCAGACATGTTTCAGTCTCTATCTTTGCTGAAGAGCTGCTTTTCACTACAAGAAAAATGAAAGTGGTTAAGGCACATGCTTTCAGAATACTTTTACaatgtttgttatttaataCTGAGAAACCTGTAAGAGGACAAGTTTTAAATCTGAGGGAAAAAAGGCGCACTGCAGTATTCAACCTCCTGATCTATGATTAATGGCATCAATCTACAGATTATGTGGGGAAAGTCAATCTAGACTTATTTAAGGTGGAAAGCTAATGCAAGGGTAATTAAAGTCATATAAAgaagttatttgtcacatacagatTACTGAACAGTAAAAATCTTTCATCtttacatatcccagctttgttATGAGGCTAGGTCAAAGAGCAGGGTCAGGCCAACAGGGCTCAATAGCGGCAActcggtggagctggggcttgatcCGCCAAACAAGTTTCTGCATGGGTTATCATCTACTTATGTTTGGTCTCGCTCGGCTACCAGCCTACAGTCCCAAAACTTATGATGAAGGATACTATCTCCATtgtgggatcaataaagtatccgTCTATCTGTTTGTTGATGCTCCCTAAATTTTCAGCAGGGAGAACCAGTGCTACTAATGGAAAATATAAGTCAGGAGCCCTGACCTAGTCTGataaagtatttattaatttaaattaaatatgtaatcataaaattaaatatataatcataaaaaaatcattacaaagACCTAGGACGTATCAAAATAAAAGCAGAGCTCTGGAAATGTAGCGTTCGTTTCATTCCAAAGattggagagagaaagaaggaaaaaaaaaactgttactcTGCCC of the Clarias gariepinus isolate MV-2021 ecotype Netherlands chromosome 16, CGAR_prim_01v2, whole genome shotgun sequence genome contains:
- the hmox2b gene encoding heme oxygenase 2, with product MSAVKTEASADGGSVVNGAGPVYENKEDSDNVRPDDLSELLAAGTKEVHEQAENTQFVKDFLLGRIRKELFKLGAVALYYTYTAMEEEIERNKDHPQFAPLYFPNELHRHEALAQDLKYFYGEDWQDQISCSPATQRYVERLHEVGREDPALLVAHAYTRYMGDLSGGQVLKKVAQRALKLPPTGEGVFFYQFDSIHSNKGFKQLYRSRMNELELDTSTKDRIVQEAVRAFQFNMEVFKELEEMGKTIQEEVLDGGPIHGHMQGDISKCPYYAAKMAASGGSAYIYQMAAAVLRNPTAQVILAAWIAALAGLVAWYHI